Proteins encoded in a region of the Triticum dicoccoides isolate Atlit2015 ecotype Zavitan chromosome 3A, WEW_v2.0, whole genome shotgun sequence genome:
- the LOC119268074 gene encoding uncharacterized protein LOC119268074 isoform X2, translated as MRSSASQGPYPPQLARKLREEINRAFAGRRRRRGADASQEGGSVRLRCAVSTAAAFASTLLRVAACVRKHGQVTTSRWRRRQQQHARCDGRGLPAGILGLRARWLGTRAPGAQEVYALEHAGGNVHREVPEQPGQYRAPPYWTDPATPSSPPLTGLCRFPQQHCLQLSHFPGSAYKVQTRQCGTHWGCLQIGSGCVQ; from the exons ATGAGATCCAGCGCCTCCCAAGGTCCTTATCCACCACAGCTCGCGAGGAAGCTGCGGGAGGAGATCAACCGGGCATTCGCCggccggagaaggaggagaggcgcaGATGCCAGCCAGGAAGGTGGATCGGTTCGCCTCCGCTGTGCCGTGAGCACCGCCGCCGCCTTTGCATCCACCTTGCTCCGCGTAGCAGCATGTGTGCGGAAGCATGGACAGGTGACCACGAGTAGATGGCGTCGGCGGCAACAGCAACACGCACGGTGTGATGGGCGCGGCCTGCCCGCAGGCATTCTAGGCTTGCGTGCCCGATGGCTCGGAACGCGCGCGCCCGGCGCACAGGAGGTATATGCCTTGGAGCACGCCGGCGGCAACGTGCACCGCGAGGTCCCGGAGCAGCCCGGCCAGTACAGAGCCCCTCCGTATTGGACGGACCCTGCGACTCCATCCTCGCCTCCACTCACAG GTCTATGCCGATTTCCACAACAACACTGCCTTCAACTTTCTCATTTCCCCGGCTCTGCATACAAGGTGCAAACTAG ACAGTGTGGTACTCACTGGGGATGCTTGCAGATTGGTAGTGGATGTGTGCAGTGA
- the LOC119268074 gene encoding uncharacterized protein LOC119268074 isoform X1, translating into MRSSASQGPYPPQLARKLREEINRAFAGRRRRRGADASQEGGSVRLRCAVSTAAAFASTLLRVAACVRKHGQVTTSRWRRRQQQHARCDGRGLPAGILGLRARWLGTRAPGAQEVYALEHAGGNVHREVPEQPGQYRAPPYWTDPATPSSPPLTGLCRFPQQHCLQLSHFPGSAYKVQTRAGFYKCNGFKCDLPVKKCPQQEAYVKIPFLL; encoded by the exons ATGAGATCCAGCGCCTCCCAAGGTCCTTATCCACCACAGCTCGCGAGGAAGCTGCGGGAGGAGATCAACCGGGCATTCGCCggccggagaaggaggagaggcgcaGATGCCAGCCAGGAAGGTGGATCGGTTCGCCTCCGCTGTGCCGTGAGCACCGCCGCCGCCTTTGCATCCACCTTGCTCCGCGTAGCAGCATGTGTGCGGAAGCATGGACAGGTGACCACGAGTAGATGGCGTCGGCGGCAACAGCAACACGCACGGTGTGATGGGCGCGGCCTGCCCGCAGGCATTCTAGGCTTGCGTGCCCGATGGCTCGGAACGCGCGCGCCCGGCGCACAGGAGGTATATGCCTTGGAGCACGCCGGCGGCAACGTGCACCGCGAGGTCCCGGAGCAGCCCGGCCAGTACAGAGCCCCTCCGTATTGGACGGACCCTGCGACTCCATCCTCGCCTCCACTCACAG GTCTATGCCGATTTCCACAACAACACTGCCTTCAACTTTCTCATTTCCCCGGCTCTGCATACAAGGTGCAAACTAG GGCCGGGTTTTATAAGTGTAATGGGTTCAAGTGTGACCTTCCAGTCAAAAAATGTCCTCAGCAAGAAGCTTATGTGAAGATCCCTTTTCTACTTTGA
- the LOC119268074 gene encoding uncharacterized protein LOC119268074 isoform X3 has protein sequence MRSSASQGPYPPQLARKLREEINRAFAGRRRRRGADASQEGGSVRLRCAVSTAAAFASTLLRVAACVRKHGQVTTSRWRRRQQQHARCDGRGLPAGILGLRARWLGTRAPGAQEVYALEHAGGNVHREVPEQPGQYRAPPYWTDPATPSSPPLTGLCRFPQQHCLQLSHFPGSAYKTVWYSLGMLADW, from the exons ATGAGATCCAGCGCCTCCCAAGGTCCTTATCCACCACAGCTCGCGAGGAAGCTGCGGGAGGAGATCAACCGGGCATTCGCCggccggagaaggaggagaggcgcaGATGCCAGCCAGGAAGGTGGATCGGTTCGCCTCCGCTGTGCCGTGAGCACCGCCGCCGCCTTTGCATCCACCTTGCTCCGCGTAGCAGCATGTGTGCGGAAGCATGGACAGGTGACCACGAGTAGATGGCGTCGGCGGCAACAGCAACACGCACGGTGTGATGGGCGCGGCCTGCCCGCAGGCATTCTAGGCTTGCGTGCCCGATGGCTCGGAACGCGCGCGCCCGGCGCACAGGAGGTATATGCCTTGGAGCACGCCGGCGGCAACGTGCACCGCGAGGTCCCGGAGCAGCCCGGCCAGTACAGAGCCCCTCCGTATTGGACGGACCCTGCGACTCCATCCTCGCCTCCACTCACAG GTCTATGCCGATTTCCACAACAACACTGCCTTCAACTTTCTCATTTCCCCGGCTCTGCATACAAG ACAGTGTGGTACTCACTGGGGATGCTTGCAGATTGGTAG